The genomic segment GCGCCACGTAGAATGCGGTGATGAAGCCGGCGAACAGTGCTCCGGCAGCGGCTAGATAATGTCCGTCCTTCGTGAGCACGAGGATGATCTCGTCTTTGGACCAGAAGCCCGAGAACGGGAAGATGCCGGCGAGCGCCAAAGAGCCGACAGCGAACACAGCCGACGTGATCGGTAGCGCCCGTGCGGCCCCGCCCATCTTGCGCATGTCTTGATTGTGATACGCGTGGATGAGCACGCCAGCTGCGAGGAAGAGCAGCGACTTGAAGAACGCATGGGTGATCAGGTGGTACATCCCAGCGATCACGCTACCGACGCCAAGCGCGATGAACATGTACCCGAGCTGGCTGATAGTAGAGTACGCAAGCACCTTCTTGATGTCGTGCTGGACCAGTGCGAGCAGTCCGCCGACTATCGCGGTGATCAGTCCCACTACCAGCACAACCTGCAGCGCGACCCCGCTGGCCTCGAATATCGGCATCGAGCGGGCGACCAGATAGACGCCGGCTGCGACCATCGTGGCTGCGTGAATTAGCGCCGAGGCGGGCGTCGGGCCTGCCATTGCGTCGGGCAACCACACATGCAACGGCACCTGCGCAGACTTGCCCATCGCTCCGAAGAACAGCAGCAACGCGACGGTGGTGGCTACTCCGGGAGCCCATTCGGCAGCCGAACCGAGCACCGCATCGAACTCGAAGCTGCCGACGGTCACGAACATCACGAAAAGCCCGATCGCAAACCCGATATCCCCGACCCGAGTCGTCAGAAACGCCTTGAGCGCGGCTTTGCGTGGCCCTTCCTTCTCGTGCCAAAAGCCAATCAGGAGATACGAGCACAGCCCCATGATCTCCCACATGATGTAGAGCATCAGGAAGTTATCGGCGAGCACCAACGCCAGCATGGCGGCGGTGAACAGGGACAGCACGGCATAGTACCAGCCCACGCGCGGGTCCTTGCGCATGTAGCCCAGAGAGAACACCTGCACGCAAAGCGCCACGACCGTGATTACGAGGAGCATCGCGGCCGAGATCGGATCGAGCCTAAGGCCCAGGTCGATGGTGCCCTCTCCGACCGTCGCAATGGGTATCGACTCGTGGTAGACGGGCTCGGCGGCCTTCTCGGCACCGCCCGGCCAGACCGCCGCAAACGCCATGAGCGATAGGACGAGGGACACTACGATTGCGCCCAGCGGCAGCCAGATCGCACGATTGCGAGCAGCACACGACAGCGGTAGCAGCGCGAGGAATGCGAGCGCCGGAAGCAGGGGTATGGCTGGGATGTATGTCACCCGCTACCCCTTCAATCTTTCCAAGGCCGAAAGCTCGACCGAGCGTGCATGACGATAGATCGCGATGACGATGGCGAGCGCCAGACCGATCTCAGCCGCCGAGACGACCATCGCGAATATGGCGAATGCCTGTCCGGTCATCGCCTCAGGTGTGACGAAGCGCGAGAAAGCCACAAGGTTCAAGCCGACGGCCACCGCCATCAGCTCCAGCGACATCAGCACCATCACAGCGCTGCGCTTCGAGAGTGCTCCATAAAGCCCCAGTGCGAAGAGCACCGCAGAAAGTCCCAGGAAAGCCTCGAGTCCGATGTTCATTTGCTGTCCTGACCTTTCGTCCACCAGACAGCCGCAACTAGTGCGGCCAGCAACACCAAAGCGGAGATCTCGAACGGCAGCAACCAGCCGCCCTCCATCGTGAACAGGACGACTCCCAGATCAGCAGTGTTCGGCGCCTCTGCCAAAGGCGCGACCTCAGGGAACGTCGCATTCGAAATCCCGTAATACATTATCCCGAGGAACACCGCTGCCAAGAGTGCCGCTGATGGCGAGAAGTCCAGGGACCGCACGGCATCCTCGCGTCGGCGAAGAGTCAGCATGATGACGAACAGCATCAGCACCGATACGGCGCCGGCGTAGACCATGACTTGGATGAGGGCGAGGAACTCGGCGGAGAGCAGCAGATAAAGGCCTCCGACAGAAAGCATCGTCCACAGCAGCCAGAACGCCGCGTACATGATGTTTCGTGAGGTAAGCATTCCAACGGCTCCACCGACGGCCGCTAGCGCCAACACCAAGAATGCGATCGTGTTCACGCTCTCACCCATCGGAGTCACCTCCCCTTGCATCCTTCGCGCCACCCGCTGCAGGAGCTTCCGAGGCCCGCTTGGCGCGCACGGGCGCTGCCGCTGGCTCGTCCACCATGAGGTCGACGGTCAGCTCATCCCTGGTATATTTCGCGAGCTCATAATCCTGGCCCATCTTGAGTGCGCCGAACGGGCAAGCTTCAACACACAGCCCGCACATCATGCAGGCGCCCATCTCATACCGCAGGTAATCGATGTGCTTGGATTTGTCCTCGGCAGTTGTGAATTGTAGGTCCAGTATGTGGTCCGGGCACGCGCGAACGCACGTCATGCATGCGGTGCACTTGTGTGCTCCCGACTCGTCGCGGACAACCTCAACGGCCCAGCGCGCACGCTCGGGCAGCGTGACCCTCTCGTACGGGTAGCGGACCGTGATCGGCCCCCGCAGCATGTTGCGCATGGTAATCCGCATGCCATTGAGTATCCCTTTGCCCCACACCTCAGCCCACCGGCCTTCCCAGGTCGAAGAGCTTGATGATGAAGCCGAAAACCAGGATCCAGGTGAGCACCGCAGGAATCAGAATCTTCCACGCGAACTGCATGAGGTGATCCATCCTGACCCGGGGCAGTGTGCCCCTGATCCACATAAGGACGAAAATGCCGACGTACACCTTGAGCATGAACACCACAGGCGCAATCGGGGCGAGCACCTCATCGGGAACGAACGGCAGCGTCCATCCGCCGAAGAAGAGAGTGACCGCCAATGCCGAGACGATGAAGGAGTTACTGAACTCCGATAGGAAGAACAAGCCGAACTTCATCGACGAGTATTCGGTCGCGAATCCGGCGACCAGCTCGGACTCGGCCTCAGACATGTCGAAGGGGGTCTGATTGACCTTGATCAGCGCAGACACGATGAAGATGATGAACGCCGGCCAGAACAGCGGGTTGGTGATGAACCACTGCGGAAGTATCCCCAACCAGGTACCGGATTGCGCCTCCACAATGCTGCTCAGATTGAGAGTGCCCACATACATGACCACAGGGAGGACCGAGAGGAGTAGCGGTATCTCGTATGCGATGTGCTGTCCTACCGAGCGCATGCCGCCGATCAACGACCACTTGTTAGCGCTGGCCCACCCGGCCATCAACAGTCCCATCGAGACCAAAGACATGACCACCAATGTGTATAACAGCCCAGTGTCGAGGTCCGTGACCATCCAGGTCGGCGAGAACGGAATAGCCGCGTACGCCATCAACGATGGGGTGAAGACAGCCGCCGGCGCGATGAAATAGAGTGCCTTGTCGACGTTAGTTGGCGTGATGTCTTCCTTGGTGAGCAACTTCAAGACGTCCATCGGCGTCTGCAGCAGCCCTTGTGGACCGACGTGGACGGGTCCGAGACGCTGATGCAGCCGACCGAGTACACGACGGAGCATGTAGATAAGGATCACGCCGTTCATGAGCATGAGACCTACAGCCGCCAATATGCGAAGAAGAGATGCGAGTTCAGGGCTCATCGGTCCACCTCTCCTAGCATGATGTCGAAGGAGCCCAACAACATACACGCATCAGCGAACAAGTGTCCCGGAAGGATCTCCTCGAACAGCTGACATGTGAAGAGCGAGGCGGCCCTGTAGTGCATGCGATACGGCGTGGTGCCTCCGTCAGTGAACAGGTGGATGCCGGTCTCTCCTCGGCTGGATTCGACTGAGGCGTACACCTCGCCGGCCGGGGGGCGCAGCACTTTGGGGACTTTGGCAGTGAACGGCCCGCCGGGCATCCCGCCCACGAGCTGCCTGATCATCCTCAGTGATTGACGCATCTCCTCCATGCGCACCGTGTAGCGGTCCCACGAGTCCCCTATGGTGCCTATGGGTATGTCGAACTCCAGCTCAGGGTATGCGTCGTATGGACGATCCCGGCGAACATCGAAGCCCAGTCCGGATGCCCGCAAGTTAGCCCCGGTCAGGCCGAAGGCCAGAGCGGTCTCTTTGCTCACGACACCGATACCCTTGACCCGCGCCTGAAAGATCTCGTTGCCACCCAGAAGCGCATCGTGCTCCTCGAGGTAGACCTCGAAGGTGTCGCAGAAGGAGAGGATTCTCGACTCGATACCCGTCGGCAGGTCGGCTACGACGCCTCCTGGGCGGACGTAGTTGAACATCATGCGCTGGCCGGAGATCTCCTCGAGGATGTCGAGCAGCACCTCCCGATCGCGCATCGCGTACAAGAACTGCCCCATCGCACCTGTGTCCAGTCCGAACGTCCCGAACCAGACCAAATGACTCGCCAGACGGGTCAACTCTGCCGTAAGCGTACGGATCCACGCCGCCTTTGCGGGTACCTCGATCTCCATCAGCTTCTCGACAGCCAGTGCAACCGCCTGTTCGCCATGGATCACCGAGACATAGTCCCCCCGGTCCATGAGCGTGCCGAGATGATCGAATCGTCGCGACTCTGCCAGCTTCTCGATCCCTCGGTGGAGGAAACCGATCGACACCTCTACGGTGACGACCTCCTCGCCGTCAAGCTCGACGATGAGGTGCAAGACTCCGTGTGTCGAAGGATGTTGCGGTCCCATGTTGACGATCAGGTGCTCCGTGCCGAGGCGATCCACGCCCTTCGGGATCCGACGGATGCCCTTGGGTGGCTCACCCGGGATGTACATCCCTTCGGGCGTCATCAGCCCGGATTCCGTGACTGTGAAGTGAGGTTCGGTCACCGGCTGCGCACCTCCTCGACGGTGCGGATCGGAACCGACTTGCGCAACAGCGGAGGCACTCCATCTGTTGTGAGAAGGCGTTTGGGATTGGGGTGATCGCTCAGGGTCAGGCCGTAGAGCTCAGCGGTTTCACGCTCTGGCATGAGCGCCGAGGGGTAAACAGTCCAAACGGAGTGCAGGTCGCCGTCGTGATCGAGGTGACAGCGTACGTAAAGCTCCTGGTCCCTGGAGTAGGAGCGCAAGTGATATGTGATCTCGATCTTTCCATCGACGTCACGACCGAACAGGTCGAGAAGCATCGCAAAGTCGAGCTCGCTGTCACGAAGAGCCTGCAGTATGGGCAGGGCGTCGCTTTGGTCGCAGGCGACGATGATACCGACCTGCGCATCGCAGACCGAATACTTGGACCCGAAGGATGTTAGCGCCCGATCAACGGCTGTCACGTCTGGCCTCAAGGCGCTCCTCCGCTCTTCCCCTGATCTTCTTCTGCAGCTCCCTGAAGGCGAAATGGATGGATTCCGGGCGCGGAGGGCATCCCGGAACGTACACATCCACCGGCAATATCTTGTCGACCCCCAAGAGCACATTGGGGTATTCGCGGAAAGGGCCTCCAGTGTTGGCGCATGCCCCGAAGGCAACGACCCACTTGGGCTCGGGCATCTGGTCATACAGGGTACGGACCGTCTCGGCAAGTTTGAGGTTGACGGTCCCAGCAACGATCATGACATCGGCCTGACGCGGTGAGGCGCGGAAGAACACACCCATGCGATCGAAGTCGAAGCGCGGACCACTTGCATGCATCAAGCCCTCGATCGCGCAACACGCGCTCCCGAAAGCCAGGTACCAAAGGGAGTTGCTCCTGGCATAGTCGAAGAGCTGTTCACTTTTGATGAAGGCGAGCGAATTCTCGCCTGTCAGCTTGTCTATCGCCACTCGAATGCACCCTCTTTCCATGCGTACACGAGTCCGATGTCGAGGATGATGACGAATATCGTCATGGCCCAAAGGACTTCCATGCCCATCAGGCCGAACGCGAGCGCCCAGGGAAAGAGAAATACCGTTTCGATGTCGAAGGCGAGAAAGAGCAGTGCGTATACGTAGTAGCCGACTCGGAACTGGACCCAGGGCAGACCGATGGGCTTACTTCCACACTCGTAAGTGGCACTTTTGGCCGCGCTGGGTGCCGACGGACTGAGCAGGTTGGAGGCAGTGACCGCGGCGGCTGTGAACAACAGCCCGACGATCACGAACATTCCTAGAGTCAAGTAGTCCTGCGGCATTCGGTCCCCATCCCTTAGGAACGATAATCACCGTGAAAAATGCATTTTGGCTGCATATTATGCCCGAAACAATGCATCTATAAACATCCGGCACGGATGATATCGGTGTAAGGTATCACGTGTTACAAGGTGAGGCAATACCAAAAGGCGACGAAATCCGTCTTGATCGGGTGTGGGCCGGGTCGTAGGTCAGTGTGGGGAGAAGTCTGCTTGGATAGCATCGATGCCTCTATGGCTCCGGCGCGTCGGCCGCCTCCAGAGCAACCGTCCGGTCGCACAGAGCGTCGATCAGCGCCCGCTCGTGACTGACAACGAGCACGCCGAGGCCACGCTGGTCCACGGTCTCGCGTACAGCACGCCAGAGCTGCGCCTGGGTGATCGCGTCGAGCATCGTCGTCATCTCGTCCGCGATGAGGATCCGGGTACTCGGCGAAAGAGTGCGTGCCACACAGAAGCGCTGGATCTCGCCGCCGGAAAGCTCACTGGGGTAGCGGTCCAGCCACTCGGGCTGTATGCTGAGCATCTCCATCGTATCTTCTGCCATCGACCATCCCTCACACATGATGTCGCGCATCCGCCATCGCGGGTTGACCGCGTGCTCGGGATGTTGCGACACGAGTTGCACTGGGCAGTACCCGGCACGCGGCAGTGCTGCACCGTCGAAGAGGACCCTGCCCTCGCGCGGGTCCTCGTGCCCTGCGAGCAAGCGCGCGAGCGTGGTCTTGCCGCAGCCGCTCGGTCCGAGCAGCCCCACCATCTCGCCAGCGCCCACGGTGATGTCGAACTTTCGGAAGACCCATGGGCCTGAACCGTAGCGAAAACCGACGGCACGGGCTTCAAGTGACATGGATGCACCTCACCGTCCCGTCTCGCACGTCACGAAGCGCTGGGCGCTCCTCGGCGCACTCGCGCGTCGCACGGTCGCAGCGCGGGTAGAACAGGCAGCCGTTCGGCAGGTCGCCGTAGGACGGCTGGGCGCCCGTCATGGGCGTGAAACCGTTACCCGGAAGCGCACGCCAGAGCGCGTGCGAGTACGGATGCCGGAGCGCCTCGCCGTCTGACACGAAGTCGCGCGCCGGACAGACCTCCACGGCGGTCCCTGAGTATAAGACCGCGATCCGGTCAGCGATGCCGATAGCGGTCTCGATGTCGTGCGTGATGAGCATGACGCCCCTGCCCTCGTCGGCAAGCTCGCGCAGATGCCGCATCGTCTCCGCGACCGCCTCGGGATGGAGTCCCGGCGTGGGTTCGTCGGCGATGATGAGCGAGGCACCGGAGACCACGGCGGTCGATAGCAGCACCCGACGAAGCATCCCGCCGGAGAGTTGTGACGGGAATGAGCGCTCGACCTCGGACGTGAGGCCGTAGCGTGCGAAGACATGCCGCTGTGCCTGCGTCCGGCTCCCGTTGCCGTTGTCAGGCGCTCCCCAGCGGACTTGTGGGCCCACGCGCATGAGCGGGTCGAGGAACGTGACGGCCTGTGGCACGAGCGCGATCTCGCGCCCGCGTGCTTGCCGCTGGCGATCGGGCGTGAGCTCTTCGCCACCGAAGAGCATGAGGCCGCTTACATCGGCGTTGCCAGGCAGGATACCGAGGACGGTGTGGGCGAGCAGGCTCTTTCCCGAGCCGCTCGAGCCGATGACCGCGAGTACCTCTCCTCGGCGGACATCCACCGAAAGCCCGCTGAGCACTTCCAGCTTTTGGCGACGCAAACCGGCTTCATATCGCGTGAACGACACCGAGACGTCGACGATCTCGAGGAGATCACTCATGCGCTGTCCTAGGGTCAAGAAGTGCTCGGGTGTTGTCGCCAAGGATATCGAACGCACGGACCATAGCGAGCAGTGCCAGACCTGGGAAAAGCGCCAGCCACCAGCGCCCAGTAGACAGGTGCATCATGGCCTCGGCAAGGATGATCCCTACGGCGGGTTCATGGGGCGGGAGGCCGAAACCTAAGAAAGTGACCGCCGCCTCGTGCAATATGGCATGCGGGAACAACAAGATGAGTCCTACGAGGAACTGCGGGAAGACGTGTGGGAACATATGGCGGGTGGCGATGTGCAGGTTCGATCTGCCTAGTCGGCGCGAGACGCGCACGAACTCCGACCCTCGCAGCGCCAGGATCTCGGCGCGTATGATCCGGGCGAGCGCGGGCCAATGCGTCAACACGATGCCGATGATGACCCCGCAAGCACCCCCTCCGAACGCAAACGAGATGAGTATCAGTAAGACGATATGCGGAACGCTGAGGAAGAGATCGATGAGCCACGAGACAGCTGCGTCGGCCGCCTTTCCGAGTGTGGCCGCCGCCATGCCGAGGGCAAGTGCTAGGAGCGCGCTCACGCTTGCCGCCGCCATGCCGAGGGCGAGGCTCGTCGTGAGTCCGCGAGCAGTGCGCGTGAGCATGTCGCGGCCGAGCCAGTCGGTACCGAAAGGGTTCGCGAGCGAGGGTGCCTGGTTCCTCGCGCCGAGGTCGGTGGCGAGGCGTGTGTCGGGCAACAGCACCCCCGCCGCAACGATCACGCCGAGCGCGAGGGCGGCCAGCGCGGCGGTCAGGAGCGTGCGCTGGCGCCCGCTGAGAGCAAGGCGGCTGCACGATACGCGACCGGCACTCGGGTGCGTCTGGGGGGCGGCCCCGTTCATGAGGGCGCCTTTGCCCTGGTGCGCGGGTCGATCGCGCGATAAAGCAGGTCAGCGACCAAGTTGCCGACAAAAACGAACAGCGTGCTCACGATGACGGCACCGAGCAAGAGCGGCACGTCCCCGTGAAGCCCGGCCTGCACCGTCGCCTGACCGAGCCCGGGATAGGAAAAGACCTGCTCGGCAATGACCGCGCCCCCGAAGAGTTCGCTGAAGCCGACGAACTGCAATGTCAGAGCGGGCAGCGCGACGTTGCGCAGTCCATGGCGGAGGATGATGCCGGTCTCGGATTCACCGCGAGCGCGCGCGAACATGGCATAGTCACTGGCCAGGACATCGATGAGCTTCTGCCGCGTGTGTAGCGCGATGTTCGCCACGCCGATGATACTCAGGGTGAGCGCGGGCAGGACGAGGTGGCGCAGGCGATCGAGCCAGGTGACGTCCTCGGCAAGCATGCCCGCGGGCGATGCGAGTCCCACTGGCAGGAGGCCGAGCCACACGGCAAAGACCATCAGCAGCAGCAGACCGAGCCAGAACGCCGGGGTCGAGGCGAGCGTGAGGCAGTACCACCTGATGACCCGGTCGATCAGCGTACCGCGGAACCGCCCCGCGATGACGCCGAGCACGAACCCGAACACGCCCGAAAGCGTCCACGCGGTCCCCATGAGGGCGAGTGAAGCCAAGAAGCGCTCGCCTATCACCGTCGAGACCGGCTGCCGGTAGATCATCGAGGTCCCCATGTCTCCCCGGGCAAGCGATGTGGCCCAAAGCACGAACTGCTCGACCGGGGGTTCGTCAAGTCCCCAGCGCTCGGCGATCGCTGCGCGCTGATCGGGGCTCACGAGCATCATATCGGCACCCACATAAGCCTGCACCGGATCGATGGGCGAGATGTGCATCAGCCAGAACGAAAGAGCGCATACTGCGACAAGCAATGTAGCGAGGCGCAACGTCTTGCCTGCAAGGTATGTCAGGACGGCGGTCATGCGTTTACTCCAGCGATCACTCCAAGCGCCAGTCGGTGATGTTGGCTGTTATCGGCCAACCGTGCCCGTGAGGCTGGATGCGGCTGTCTCCGATATCGAGCCTGTCAGCGACGAAGAAACAGTGGTCGAGGTTCACAAGCCAGCACCATGGGGCGTCGGCCAACCCCGAGATGCCTGTTGCACCGTCCCACTGTGCTTTGCGCCACAGGCCGAGAGCCTCCTCCTCATCGATCGCCGCAAGCGCCTGGTCCATGTAGGCGTCGACGACGGGGTTCTTATAGAAGCCGGGGTTCCACCACTCCATACCGGAAAGGGTACCGTGATGAAGGTTGTACATCTCGATGGGGTCGTGACTTCCCCACCCGAAGAGAACGGCGTCCGAGTGCATCGCCATCCGGATCTCGTCCCAGCTCTTGCCTACGGGCGTCATCTCGATGCCGATCTGCCGGATCTGGTCGGCGACCGCGAGCGCAAGAGACTGGCGGATGATGTCATCAGCCGGATAGATGAGTTCGAAGCGGGCTTCCAGTCCGTTCTTCTCGCGGACGGTGTAACCGAGGCCTTTGATCCATCCGGCTTCGTCGAGCAACGCCTTGGCCCCTTCGAGATCACCGTCTTCGAACACGACGGCCGGGTTCGACCAGGGCAGTCCGTCCGATACCGAGAAGGCGGGGAAGCCGAAGCCCTCGAGCACGCCTTCGACGAGAGCGTCCCGGTCGACGGCGAGGTTGATGGCGCGGCGGATCGCGACATCGGAAGTGACATCGTTGCCGATCGGGGCACCATCGCCAGTGGTCTCGCCCTCGTCCGGGAGGAACGGGAACATGATGCCGCGATTGTCGACGCTCGGAACGGGGATCAGTCGCATCCCGGCGATGTCCTGGCTCGCGAATGCAGCAGGCACCGCAGCGACATCGAGCTCACCCGCTCTCGCCGCAGCGAGAGTGGCGTCCTCGTCCATGAACAGGAACGTGATGCGCTGAATCTCGACAGCACCGCCGTGGTAGTCCGCATAAGCCTCGACGATCAACTGTTGCCCCGGGCTCCATTCGACGAATCGATACGGGCCGGATCCTATCGGCGATAGCGCGTATTCTGGCCCGTAGGCGTGCCGAGGCACGATGCCAAGGGATATCAGCTGCACCACGAAAGTCGAGCGTGGTTCACTTAGCGTGAAAACGACCGTGGTGTCATCGGTCGCCTCGGCGGACTCCATGACGCCGAGATCGACGATAGAGCCGCTCTCTTTCGCCGTGTTGAACGTGAACGCCACATCGTGCGCCGTGAGGGGCTCGCCATCGTGGAAAGTCACGTCGTCGCGGATGGTGACCGTCCACGTCAGCCCGTCTTCGCTCACCTCGTGTCCTGTGGCCAGGTCGTTGACGATCCCAAGGTCATCGTTGCGTGCGAGCAGTGTACTCTGGAACAACGGGCTTCCGTCCCGCCCCCAGCCGAAGATGGGATCGAATCCTGCCTCGGGTTCGCCACCAAGCGACACGACGATCTCAGCGGGCTGCCCTTCGGTTGACGCCGTGGGCGCTTTTTCCGGGCCGGTGCGCGCGCACCCGGAAGCCAACAGCGCGAACATGAGCATGGCGACGATGATGGCGCCGAGCCTCGAAGCATTTGGACGCAGATACATGATGCCGACCCCGTTCTGTCCGCTGTGATGTGGCAAGGATACCAGAATCACATACCGATTGTGTTACGAATTTGCAGATTATCACACAACCCTGGATGGCATAAGGGGCATGCCTCAAACGAGAGGCCATCGACGCGCTCGGAAAAGCCCGGAGAGAGGCCCGTACGGCAATAGGAGAATGGATATCACGATTGCGGCTCCGATGAATGCACCATTGAGCCCATCCTAGACGCGTTTCCGCAGGTGAAAGATGGAGCCGACGAGGGGACTCGAACCCCTGACCTACGCATTACGAGTGCGTTGCTCTACCAGCTGAGCTACGTCGGCATCCCGGTAGCGGGAAACTACTCCTTGGCGGGAGCCCCGGAGGACCCGCCCGACCCGCCCGATCTCCGCCTTCTTCGTCTGCGTCGAGGCGCCTGTTCTCCCGAAGGCGGCTCGGCGGCGGCAGGTGTCTCTTCCTTCGGCCCTCGCCGAGGACGTCGCTTCGACTCGCGCTTAGGCTCCGCCTTCTGCTCGCCCTTCGGTTCGCTCTTGCTGCGCGTGCTCTCACCGCGCGGTCTACGCGGCTTGGGCTCACCAGCGGGCTCCAGCAAAGG from the Actinomycetota bacterium genome contains:
- a CDS encoding NADH-quinone oxidoreductase subunit L, which codes for MTYIPAIPLLPALAFLALLPLSCAARNRAIWLPLGAIVVSLVLSLMAFAAVWPGGAEKAAEPVYHESIPIATVGEGTIDLGLRLDPISAAMLLVITVVALCVQVFSLGYMRKDPRVGWYYAVLSLFTAAMLALVLADNFLMLYIMWEIMGLCSYLLIGFWHEKEGPRKAALKAFLTTRVGDIGFAIGLFVMFVTVGSFEFDAVLGSAAEWAPGVATTVALLLFFGAMGKSAQVPLHVWLPDAMAGPTPASALIHAATMVAAGVYLVARSMPIFEASGVALQVVLVVGLITAIVGGLLALVQHDIKKVLAYSTISQLGYMFIALGVGSVIAGMYHLITHAFFKSLLFLAAGVLIHAYHNQDMRKMGGAARALPITSAVFAVGSLALAGIFPFSGFWSKDEIILVLTKDGHYLAAAGALFAGFITAFYVA
- the nuoK gene encoding NADH-quinone oxidoreductase subunit NuoK gives rise to the protein MNIGLEAFLGLSAVLFALGLYGALSKRSAVMVLMSLELMAVAVGLNLVAFSRFVTPEAMTGQAFAIFAMVVSAAEIGLALAIVIAIYRHARSVELSALERLKG
- a CDS encoding NADH-quinone oxidoreductase subunit J; this encodes MGESVNTIAFLVLALAAVGGAVGMLTSRNIMYAAFWLLWTMLSVGGLYLLLSAEFLALIQVMVYAGAVSVLMLFVIMLTLRRREDAVRSLDFSPSAALLAAVFLGIMYYGISNATFPEVAPLAEAPNTADLGVVLFTMEGGWLLPFEISALVLLAALVAAVWWTKGQDSK
- a CDS encoding 4Fe-4S binding protein, with amino-acid sequence MRITMRNMLRGPITVRYPYERVTLPERARWAVEVVRDESGAHKCTACMTCVRACPDHILDLQFTTAEDKSKHIDYLRYEMGACMMCGLCVEACPFGALKMGQDYELAKYTRDELTVDLMVDEPAAAPVRAKRASEAPAAGGAKDARGGDSDG
- the nuoH gene encoding NADH-quinone oxidoreductase subunit NuoH; translated protein: MSPELASLLRILAAVGLMLMNGVILIYMLRRVLGRLHQRLGPVHVGPQGLLQTPMDVLKLLTKEDITPTNVDKALYFIAPAAVFTPSLMAYAAIPFSPTWMVTDLDTGLLYTLVVMSLVSMGLLMAGWASANKWSLIGGMRSVGQHIAYEIPLLLSVLPVVMYVGTLNLSSIVEAQSGTWLGILPQWFITNPLFWPAFIIFIVSALIKVNQTPFDMSEAESELVAGFATEYSSMKFGLFFLSEFSNSFIVSALAVTLFFGGWTLPFVPDEVLAPIAPVVFMLKVYVGIFVLMWIRGTLPRVRMDHLMQFAWKILIPAVLTWILVFGFIIKLFDLGRPVG
- a CDS encoding NADH-quinone oxidoreductase subunit D; amino-acid sequence: MTEPHFTVTESGLMTPEGMYIPGEPPKGIRRIPKGVDRLGTEHLIVNMGPQHPSTHGVLHLIVELDGEEVVTVEVSIGFLHRGIEKLAESRRFDHLGTLMDRGDYVSVIHGEQAVALAVEKLMEIEVPAKAAWIRTLTAELTRLASHLVWFGTFGLDTGAMGQFLYAMRDREVLLDILEEISGQRMMFNYVRPGGVVADLPTGIESRILSFCDTFEVYLEEHDALLGGNEIFQARVKGIGVVSKETALAFGLTGANLRASGLGFDVRRDRPYDAYPELEFDIPIGTIGDSWDRYTVRMEEMRQSLRMIRQLVGGMPGGPFTAKVPKVLRPPAGEVYASVESSRGETGIHLFTDGGTTPYRMHYRAASLFTCQLFEEILPGHLFADACMLLGSFDIMLGEVDR
- a CDS encoding NADH-quinone oxidoreductase subunit C gives rise to the protein MRPDVTAVDRALTSFGSKYSVCDAQVGIIVACDQSDALPILQALRDSELDFAMLLDLFGRDVDGKIEITYHLRSYSRDQELYVRCHLDHDGDLHSVWTVYPSALMPERETAELYGLTLSDHPNPKRLLTTDGVPPLLRKSVPIRTVEEVRSR
- a CDS encoding NADH-quinone oxidoreductase subunit B produces the protein MDKLTGENSLAFIKSEQLFDYARSNSLWYLAFGSACCAIEGLMHASGPRFDFDRMGVFFRASPRQADVMIVAGTVNLKLAETVRTLYDQMPEPKWVVAFGACANTGGPFREYPNVLLGVDKILPVDVYVPGCPPRPESIHFAFRELQKKIRGRAEERLEARRDSR
- a CDS encoding NADH-quinone oxidoreductase subunit A, giving the protein MPQDYLTLGMFVIVGLLFTAAAVTASNLLSPSAPSAAKSATYECGSKPIGLPWVQFRVGYYVYALLFLAFDIETVFLFPWALAFGLMGMEVLWAMTIFVIILDIGLVYAWKEGAFEWR
- a CDS encoding ATP-binding cassette domain-containing protein, yielding MSLEARAVGFRYGSGPWVFRKFDITVGAGEMVGLLGPSGCGKTTLARLLAGHEDPREGRVLFDGAALPRAGYCPVQLVSQHPEHAVNPRWRMRDIMCEGWSMAEDTMEMLSIQPEWLDRYPSELSGGEIQRFCVARTLSPSTRILIADEMTTMLDAITQAQLWRAVRETVDQRGLGVLVVSHERALIDALCDRTVALEAADAPEP
- a CDS encoding ABC transporter ATP-binding protein; the protein is MSDLLEIVDVSVSFTRYEAGLRRQKLEVLSGLSVDVRRGEVLAVIGSSGSGKSLLAHTVLGILPGNADVSGLMLFGGEELTPDRQRQARGREIALVPQAVTFLDPLMRVGPQVRWGAPDNGNGSRTQAQRHVFARYGLTSEVERSFPSQLSGGMLRRVLLSTAVVSGASLIIADEPTPGLHPEAVAETMRHLRELADEGRGVMLITHDIETAIGIADRIAVLYSGTAVEVCPARDFVSDGEALRHPYSHALWRALPGNGFTPMTGAQPSYGDLPNGCLFYPRCDRATRECAEERPALRDVRDGTVRCIHVT
- a CDS encoding ABC transporter permease; this encodes MNGAAPQTHPSAGRVSCSRLALSGRQRTLLTAALAALALGVIVAAGVLLPDTRLATDLGARNQAPSLANPFGTDWLGRDMLTRTARGLTTSLALGMAAASVSALLALALGMAAATLGKAADAAVSWLIDLFLSVPHIVLLILISFAFGGGACGVIIGIVLTHWPALARIIRAEILALRGSEFVRVSRRLGRSNLHIATRHMFPHVFPQFLVGLILLFPHAILHEAAVTFLGFGLPPHEPAVGIILAEAMMHLSTGRWWLALFPGLALLAMVRAFDILGDNTRALLDPRTAHE
- a CDS encoding ABC transporter permease, which codes for MTAVLTYLAGKTLRLATLLVAVCALSFWLMHISPIDPVQAYVGADMMLVSPDQRAAIAERWGLDEPPVEQFVLWATSLARGDMGTSMIYRQPVSTVIGERFLASLALMGTAWTLSGVFGFVLGVIAGRFRGTLIDRVIRWYCLTLASTPAFWLGLLLLMVFAVWLGLLPVGLASPAGMLAEDVTWLDRLRHLVLPALTLSIIGVANIALHTRQKLIDVLASDYAMFARARGESETGIILRHGLRNVALPALTLQFVGFSELFGGAVIAEQVFSYPGLGQATVQAGLHGDVPLLLGAVIVSTLFVFVGNLVADLLYRAIDPRTRAKAPS